The Thermosipho affectus DNA window TAAACACCTCGTATAATAATATTCCAGCACTTACAGATACATTTAAAGATTCTACTTTATTTTTCATGGGAATTGAAATCAAATCGTCGCATTTATTTTTTACATTTTCTCTAATGCCACTTCCTTCGTTTCCCAATACTAAAGCTACGGGTTTTTTTAGATCTACTTTATGATACGCTTTTCCTTCCATTGCAGCACCATATACCCATACACCTAACTTTTTTATTTTTTCTATAAATCTTGAAAGGTTTGTTACTTGAACTATATTTGTTTTAAATATTGTTCCTACAGAAACTTTCACAACAGCTGGTGTTACCTTTACTGAGTTGTTTTTTGGTATTACTATTGCATCAACACCAGTTGCAACAGAAGTCCTAATGATTGCACCAAAATTATGTGGATCTTGTATTTGATCTAGAATAACAATAAATGGGTTGGTTATTTCTTCGATTATTAATTCATCTTTATATTCAAACTTCCCAATGTCGATTACAACCCCTTGGTGTTTTTTTTCATTTGAAATCCTTTCTAGTATTTTATCATTAGCTATTGTATATGGCATGTTTCTTTGTTTGACACTTTCGATTAATTTTTCTAAATCTCTTGATTTTGAATTTGAAAAGTAAACCATTTTTACAGATACATCATTTTCCAATATTTCTTTTAGAACATTTCTACCATATACTTTCACTTTTTTGACTCCTTCCAATATTGTTCTAGTTCGTTAATTGATAGATCTTCCATTTTTCCTCCATCCTTTTCGATTAATTCTTCCATCTTTTTAAACCTATTTACAAATTTTTGTGTTGCGTTTCTTAATGAGACTTCTGGATCAACTTTTAAAAATCTTGAAAGATTTACTATTGAAAATAATAAATCACCAAATTCTTCTTCTATTTCATTTGCGTTTTTGGAGTTTTTAAGTTCTTCAAGTTCTTCGTATACTTTTTCGTATACATCTTCTATGTTATCCCAGTCAAAACCAATGTTTGCAGCGTTTTCTTGTATTCTTCTTGCAAGCGAAAGGGCAGGAAGTGATTTGTTTACTTTTCCAATTTTTGAGAAGTGTTTTTCTCCCTTTTCAAGTGCTTTTATTTTTTCCCAGCGTTCATATGAAAAATCTTTTTCGTTTCCAAAGACATGTGGATGTCTTCTAATTAATTTGTTAATCAAAGTGTTGATTATATCTTCGATTGTAAACTCTTTTTTTTCTTTTCCAATTTGTGCATGAAAGATTACTTGTAAGAGAATATCCCCTAATTCCTCAACCATATTTTTGTAATTTTGATTTTTAAC harbors:
- the mazG gene encoding nucleoside triphosphate pyrophosphohydrolase; translation: MGKIGEKFEELLQIMETLRGENGCSWDRKQTHESIIPYLIEETYEFVKEVKNQNYKNMVEELGDILLQVIFHAQIGKEKKEFTIEDIINTLINKLIRRHPHVFGNEKDFSYERWEKIKALEKGEKHFSKIGKVNKSLPALSLARRIQENAANIGFDWDNIEDVYEKVYEELEELKNSKNANEIEEEFGDLLFSIVNLSRFLKVDPEVSLRNATQKFVNRFKKMEELIEKDGGKMEDLSINELEQYWKESKK
- the rlmB gene encoding 23S rRNA (guanosine(2251)-2'-O)-methyltransferase RlmB, which encodes MKVYGRNVLKEILENDVSVKMVYFSNSKSRDLEKLIESVKQRNMPYTIANDKILERISNEKKHQGVVIDIGKFEYKDELIIEEITNPFIVILDQIQDPHNFGAIIRTSVATGVDAIVIPKNNSVKVTPAVVKVSVGTIFKTNIVQVTNLSRFIEKIKKLGVWVYGAAMEGKAYHKVDLKKPVALVLGNEGSGIRENVKNKCDDLISIPMKNKVESLNVSVSAGILLYEVFRKNEDINS